Proteins found in one Micromonospora sp. WMMD1082 genomic segment:
- the metE gene encoding 5-methyltetrahydropteroyltriglutamate--homocysteine S-methyltransferase, which translates to MTTAFGRSTVLGYPRIGPHRELKKAVEAYWAGTVDAGDLESTAARLRAEVWRTLRDARLDAIPSNTFSYYDHVLDTAVAVGAIPARFARLGLSALDTYFAMARGVDAEPALELTKWFDTNYHYLVPEIGADTVFTANPAKALGEYAEARELGITTRPVLVGPATFLLLAKGDDPFARLDDLVETYARILTALAEAGVAWVQLDEPAYVADRSPAEIDALRRAYTRLGELARRPQIFVATYFGELGDALPALLDTPVEAIGLDLVAGPGNLHRLAAAGPLGGRTIVAGLVDGRNIWRTDLRAAVAAGATVAGLADQVAVATSCSLLHVPVDLSGETRLDPQLSERLAFARQKVDEVVLLGRALRDGTTALPAPLPPIPAAWRHDDVRGRLAALRPTDRQRGDYASRAARQQDRLGLPELPTTTIGSFPQTAELRKARAAHRAGSLDDAGYTARMRAEVEHVIRLQERLGLDVLVHGEPERNDMVQYFGEQLDGFAATEHGWVQSYGSRCVRPPIIYGDVARKAPMTVAWSTYAQSLTSKPVKGMLTGPVTILAWSFVRDDQPSADTADQVALALRDECHDLESAGIRVIQVDEPALRETLPLRRADQQAYLDWAVAAFRLATSGVADDTQIHTHLCYSEFGEVITAIDALDADVTSIEASRSKMEVLDDLAAIGYGRGVGPGVWDIHSPRVPPQDEVIEALRRAVAAVPARRLWVNPDCGLKTRGYPEVEASLRHLVTAATEVRGT; encoded by the coding sequence ATGACCACCGCATTTGGTCGCAGCACCGTGCTCGGCTACCCGCGCATCGGCCCCCACCGCGAGCTGAAGAAGGCCGTGGAGGCGTACTGGGCCGGCACCGTCGACGCCGGCGATCTGGAGAGCACCGCCGCCCGGCTCCGGGCCGAGGTCTGGCGTACGCTGCGCGATGCCCGCCTCGACGCGATCCCGTCGAACACCTTCTCCTACTACGACCACGTGCTCGACACCGCCGTGGCCGTCGGCGCGATCCCGGCCCGGTTCGCCCGGCTGGGCCTGTCGGCGCTGGACACGTACTTCGCCATGGCCCGGGGCGTCGACGCCGAGCCGGCGCTGGAGCTGACGAAGTGGTTCGACACCAACTACCACTACCTGGTGCCGGAGATCGGCGCCGACACCGTCTTCACCGCGAACCCGGCGAAGGCGCTGGGCGAGTACGCCGAGGCCCGCGAGCTGGGCATCACCACCCGACCGGTGCTCGTCGGGCCGGCCACGTTCCTGCTGCTGGCCAAGGGCGACGATCCGTTCGCCCGCCTCGACGACCTGGTCGAGACGTACGCCCGGATCCTCACCGCGCTGGCCGAGGCGGGGGTTGCCTGGGTGCAGCTGGACGAGCCCGCCTACGTCGCCGACCGTAGCCCGGCGGAGATCGACGCCCTTCGCCGCGCGTACACCCGGCTCGGTGAGCTGGCGCGGCGGCCGCAGATCTTCGTGGCGACCTACTTCGGCGAACTCGGCGACGCTCTACCGGCCCTGCTGGACACGCCGGTCGAGGCCATCGGCCTGGACCTGGTCGCCGGGCCGGGCAACCTGCACCGGCTCGCCGCCGCCGGCCCGCTGGGTGGCCGGACCATCGTCGCCGGCCTGGTCGACGGCCGCAACATCTGGCGTACCGACCTGCGGGCCGCCGTCGCGGCCGGAGCGACGGTCGCCGGGCTGGCCGACCAGGTCGCGGTGGCCACGTCCTGCTCCCTGCTGCACGTCCCGGTCGACCTGTCCGGCGAGACCCGCCTCGACCCCCAGTTGTCCGAGCGGCTCGCGTTCGCCCGGCAGAAGGTCGACGAGGTCGTCCTGCTCGGCCGCGCGCTGCGCGACGGCACCACCGCGTTGCCCGCGCCGTTGCCGCCCATCCCGGCGGCCTGGCGCCACGACGACGTCCGGGGACGCCTGGCCGCGCTGCGCCCCACCGACCGGCAGCGCGGCGACTACGCCAGCCGGGCCGCCCGGCAGCAGGACCGGCTCGGGCTGCCGGAGTTGCCGACCACCACGATCGGGTCGTTCCCGCAGACCGCCGAGCTGCGCAAGGCCCGGGCCGCGCACCGCGCGGGCAGCCTCGACGACGCGGGGTACACGGCGCGGATGCGCGCCGAGGTCGAGCACGTCATCCGGCTACAGGAGCGGCTGGGACTGGACGTGCTCGTGCACGGCGAACCGGAACGCAACGACATGGTGCAGTACTTCGGGGAGCAGCTCGACGGGTTCGCCGCCACCGAGCACGGCTGGGTGCAGTCGTACGGCTCCCGCTGCGTACGCCCGCCGATCATCTACGGCGACGTGGCGCGGAAGGCGCCGATGACCGTCGCGTGGTCCACCTACGCGCAGTCGCTGACCAGCAAGCCGGTCAAGGGCATGCTCACCGGCCCGGTCACCATCCTGGCCTGGTCGTTCGTCCGGGACGACCAGCCCTCGGCAGACACCGCCGACCAGGTCGCGCTCGCCCTGCGCGACGAGTGCCACGACCTGGAGTCCGCCGGCATCCGGGTCATCCAGGTCGACGAGCCGGCGCTGCGCGAGACGCTGCCGCTGCGCCGGGCCGACCAGCAGGCGTACCTGGACTGGGCCGTCGCCGCGTTCCGCCTGGCCACCAGCGGCGTCGCCGACGACACGCAGATCCACACCCACCTCTGCTACTCCGAGTTCGGCGAGGTGATCACCGCCATCGACGCGCTCGACGCCGACGTCACCAGCATCGAGGCGTCCCGCTCCAAGATGGAGGTGCTCGACGACCTCGCCGCGATCGGCTACGGCCGGGGTGTCGGCCCCGGGGTGTGGGACATCCACTCACCCCGGGTGCCGCCGCAGGACGAAGTCATCGAGGCGCTGCGCCGGGCCGTCGCGGCGGTGCCGGCCCGGCGGTTGTGGGTGAACCCGGACTGCGGCCTGAAGACCCGCGGCTACCCCGAGGTCGAGGCGTCCCTGCGGCACCTGGTCACGGCCGCCACCGAGGTACGCGGAACCTGA
- a CDS encoding helix-turn-helix transcriptional regulator, with protein sequence MALTLRQLRDRAGITSAEAARRVDHDASWLSRIETAEVRPHPNDVRALLSLYGVEGAQAEAVIAVARQAKQRGWWQRYSDVLPDWFAAYVGMESEASVIRTYECQMVPGLLQTEEYARAAFEGAPVPMRDGEVERQVALRMERQAILTVDDPPMLRVVIDEGAARRMVGGPEVLHQQLTRLVEESTRSNVQIQLLPYSAGVGFDGSFVILDFPPMPEPYPDAAEERMVYVDTLTGALYLERPGEIAAYAAAHEQLQALALAPKPTRDTLRAIAADLIT encoded by the coding sequence TTGGCGCTGACCCTCCGGCAACTCCGTGACAGAGCAGGGATCACGTCAGCGGAAGCGGCGAGGCGCGTCGACCATGACGCGAGCTGGCTCAGCCGAATCGAGACGGCCGAGGTCCGGCCACACCCGAACGACGTGCGGGCCCTGCTGTCGCTGTACGGCGTGGAAGGTGCCCAGGCCGAAGCAGTGATCGCGGTAGCTCGTCAGGCGAAGCAGCGCGGGTGGTGGCAGCGGTACAGCGACGTCTTGCCCGACTGGTTCGCCGCGTATGTCGGGATGGAGTCCGAGGCGTCCGTCATCCGCACCTACGAGTGCCAGATGGTGCCCGGCCTGTTGCAGACCGAGGAATACGCGCGGGCAGCCTTCGAGGGTGCGCCGGTCCCGATGCGAGACGGCGAGGTTGAGCGACAGGTCGCGCTGCGGATGGAGCGGCAAGCCATCCTGACGGTCGACGACCCGCCGATGCTCCGCGTGGTCATCGACGAGGGCGCGGCCCGCCGGATGGTTGGCGGTCCGGAGGTACTGCACCAGCAGCTCACACGACTGGTGGAGGAGTCCACACGGAGCAACGTCCAGATTCAGCTGCTGCCTTACTCGGCTGGCGTCGGGTTCGATGGCAGTTTCGTGATCCTCGACTTTCCGCCGATGCCCGAACCCTACCCGGACGCAGCCGAGGAGCGCATGGTCTACGTCGACACCCTGACCGGGGCGCTATACCTGGAACGTCCAGGGGAGATCGCCGCCTACGCCGCAGCGCACGAACAACTACAAGCCCTTGCGCTGGCACCCAAGCCCACGCGAGATACGCTGCGTGCGATTGCAGCAGACCTGATCACCTAG
- a CDS encoding DUF397 domain-containing protein, with amino-acid sequence MDLPRVTWRKSTRSGSSGNCVEVATPPQVVMVRDSKDRQGPVLSFTADQWAGFVQGIKTGSLDA; translated from the coding sequence ATGGACCTGCCTCGCGTCACCTGGCGCAAGAGCACCAGGTCCGGCTCCAGCGGCAACTGCGTCGAGGTCGCCACACCGCCCCAGGTCGTCATGGTCCGCGACAGCAAGGACCGGCAGGGCCCAGTGCTGTCCTTCACCGCCGACCAGTGGGCCGGCTTTGTCCAGGGAATCAAGACCGGCAGCCTCGACGCCTGA
- a CDS encoding EamA family transporter gives MTRSETTARTRDAAGDAPARPADRPRSWPIGAAAGTTVLLWASAFVGIRFAGHDYSPGAMALGRMAAACIALSAFVALTTGARRRSGRPGHGTPEPGGPASRRSGRPGGRTLGLVALWGVAWFGGYNVALNAAERLVDAGTAALLVAVAPILVAVAAILVLGERLTGRLGVGVAVAFAGVALIAAGGFTGHADKVGVALAVFSAMLYAFGVLLQKRLLARVDAVRMTWLGALAGTVALLPFAPALLGELATAPPAATLGMLYLGVFPTAIGFLTWGYVLSHWTAGRTTATTYLVPPVTVLLSWTLLGEMPAALSLLGGALCLTGVVLATRR, from the coding sequence ATGACCCGCTCCGAGACCACCGCCCGCACCCGGGACGCCGCCGGGGACGCCCCCGCCCGGCCCGCCGATCGGCCCCGGTCCTGGCCGATCGGCGCCGCCGCCGGGACGACGGTGCTGCTCTGGGCGTCGGCGTTCGTCGGCATCAGGTTCGCCGGGCACGACTACTCCCCCGGCGCCATGGCGCTGGGCCGGATGGCGGCGGCGTGCATCGCGCTGAGCGCGTTCGTGGCCCTCACCACCGGCGCCCGACGCCGCAGCGGGCGCCCGGGGCACGGCACGCCGGAACCGGGCGGCCCGGCGTCCCGCCGCTCCGGCCGGCCCGGTGGACGGACCCTGGGGCTCGTCGCGCTCTGGGGCGTGGCCTGGTTCGGCGGGTACAACGTGGCGCTCAACGCCGCCGAGCGGCTGGTCGACGCCGGGACGGCGGCACTGCTGGTGGCGGTCGCGCCCATCCTGGTCGCGGTGGCCGCGATCCTCGTCCTGGGCGAGCGGCTCACCGGCCGGCTCGGCGTGGGGGTGGCGGTCGCCTTCGCGGGCGTGGCTCTGATCGCCGCCGGCGGCTTCACCGGGCACGCCGACAAGGTCGGCGTCGCGCTGGCGGTGTTCTCCGCCATGCTGTACGCCTTCGGCGTGCTGCTCCAGAAACGCCTGCTGGCACGCGTGGACGCCGTGCGGATGACCTGGCTCGGCGCGCTGGCCGGCACGGTGGCCCTGCTGCCGTTCGCCCCCGCGCTGCTCGGGGAACTCGCCACGGCCCCGCCAGCGGCCACCCTCGGCATGCTGTACCTGGGCGTCTTCCCGACCGCGATCGGCTTCCTGACCTGGGGCTACGTCCTGTCCCACTGGACCGCGGGTCGCACCACCGCCACGACCTACCTGGTTCCGCCGGTGACCGTCCTGCTCTCCTGGACGCTGCTGGGCGAGATGCCGGCGGCGCTCTCCCTGCTGGGCGGTGCCCTCTGCCTCACCGGCGTGGTCCTTGCCACGCGCCGCTGA
- a CDS encoding LysR family transcriptional regulator: MLDVHRLRVFRSVVASGSVQAAAANLGYTPSAVSQHLTALQRETGLTLLARVGRGLRPTAAGHALAAETDRVLARLGEAESLIADLRSGRTGVLSIAYFASVGAAWMPLVVRRITADLPGVRLDLELREHIPNSREERADLQVMVAPAGFDPGSGFTAHHLLDDSYVAALPAGHRFADREAVDLADLADDRWIDNDFARGWCRANLIEACTAAGFSPTFRVEAHDYPTALAFVGAGIGLTVLPALAAATLPDGVTSVRLVRPTPMRSIHVVVHDAVEHTPAVRTALAALREAATDRPGGTR; this comes from the coding sequence GTGCTCGACGTCCACCGCCTCCGGGTCTTCCGTTCCGTCGTCGCGTCCGGGTCGGTCCAGGCGGCCGCCGCGAACCTGGGCTACACCCCTTCCGCCGTCAGCCAGCACCTCACCGCGCTCCAGCGCGAGACGGGCCTCACCCTGCTCGCCCGGGTCGGGCGGGGCCTGCGACCCACGGCCGCCGGGCACGCCCTGGCCGCCGAGACGGACCGGGTGCTCGCCCGCCTCGGCGAGGCCGAGTCGCTCATCGCCGACCTGCGATCGGGTCGCACCGGTGTCCTGTCCATCGCCTACTTCGCGTCGGTCGGCGCGGCGTGGATGCCGCTCGTGGTGCGGCGGATCACCGCCGACCTCCCCGGCGTCCGGCTCGACCTGGAACTGCGCGAGCACATCCCGAACAGCCGGGAGGAACGCGCCGACCTCCAGGTGATGGTGGCGCCCGCCGGCTTCGACCCCGGTTCGGGCTTCACCGCCCACCACCTTCTCGACGACTCCTACGTCGCCGCGCTGCCCGCCGGGCACCGCTTCGCCGACCGGGAGGCGGTGGACCTGGCCGACCTCGCCGACGACCGCTGGATCGACAACGACTTCGCCCGGGGCTGGTGCCGCGCCAACCTCATCGAAGCCTGCACCGCCGCGGGCTTCAGCCCCACGTTCCGGGTCGAGGCGCACGACTACCCGACGGCGCTCGCCTTCGTCGGCGCCGGCATCGGTCTCACGGTGCTCCCCGCGCTCGCCGCGGCGACGCTGCCCGACGGCGTGACCAGTGTCCGGCTGGTCCGCCCCACGCCGATGCGGTCGATCCACGTGGTGGTGCACGATGCGGTCGAGCACACACCGGCGGTGCGAACCGCGCTCGCCGCGCTCCGGGAGGCGGCTACTGACCGGCCGGGCGGAACCCGGTGA